One Triplophysa rosa linkage group LG9, Trosa_1v2, whole genome shotgun sequence genomic window carries:
- the vti1b gene encoding vesicle transport through interaction with t-SNAREs homolog 1B, translated as MSSSEFEKLQDMYISLYDEVKLIPERVQKCQGEERKRMVRVFDERVGEAEELLQGMEQELFGAPSSFRNPMSTKIRLYRRDLAKLQRDIRSLTGSSGFSGHFGDGRQGIYAAENDQSTHLQSQRGLLIQGTESLNNATKSIERSQRIAAETDQIGTDIIEELGEQREQLDRTRNRLIHTGENLSRSRKILRAMSRRLVTNKLLLAVIIIMELAILGAVVYLKFFRK; from the exons ATGTCTTCGTCGGAGTTTGAAAAGCTGCAAGACATGTATATATCTCTATATGACGAAGTGAAGTTGATTCCCGAACGGGTTCAGAAGTGTCAAGGAG AGGAAAGGAAGAGGATGGTCAGAGTCTTTGATGAGCGTGTTGGTGAGGCTGAAGAACTG CTTCAGGGCATGGAGCAAGAACTGTTTGGCGCGCCATCATCCTTCCGGAACCCCATGTCCACAAAGATCCGACTGTACCGCAGAGATTTAGCCAAACTGCAGAGAGATATACGCAGCTTAACTGGATCATCAGGGTTCTCTGGTCATTTTGGAGATGGGAGACAAGGGATTTATGCTGCAGAGAATGATCAAAGC ACTCATCTTCAATCCCAGCGTGGTTTGCTCATCCAGGGTACAGAGTCTCTAAATAATGCCACAAAGAGCATTGAGCGAAGCCAACGGATTGCAGCAGAGACAGACCAAATTGGCACAGACATCATTGAGGAGCTTGGAGAACAGAGAGAACAGCTGGACCGCACCAGAAACAGA TTGATTCACACCGGAGAAAATCTCAGTCGCAGCAGAAAAATCTTGCGAGCAATGTCCCGGAG ACTAGTGACAAATAAACTTCTACTCGCCGTCATTATCATCATGGAGTTAGCCATCCTAGGGGCAGTGGTCTACCTTAAGTTCTTCCGTAAGTAG
- the rdh12 gene encoding retinol dehydrogenase 12 isoform X2 yields the protein MVVVMMLAYIAAGLGLSVLILRLLSARIRKYAAGAVCRSTVRLDGKVVLITGANTGIGKETAVDLASRGARVILACRDVEKGEEAAIEIRTRVGGAQVEVRELDLADTCSIRAFAQRFLRDVDHLHILINNAGVMMCPYMKTVDGFEMQIGVNHLGHFLLTNLLIGLIKRSAPARIVVVSSLAHNFGWIRFHDLHSQGSYNSGLAYCQSKLANVLFTRELARRLRSNVTVNSVHPGTVQSKLVRHSTFMSLLFALFPMFLKTPKEGAQTSIYCAAVEELQSISGQHFSDCAPAFVAPQGRSEETARKLWDVSCELLGIEWD from the exons ATGGTGGTGGTTATGATGCTCGCTTATATTGCGGCTGGTTTAGGGCTATCCGTGCTGATCTTAAGGCTGTTGTCTGCTCGTATCAG AAAATATGCAGCAGGAGCAGTTTGTCGATCCACAGTACGGTTAGACGGAAAGGTTGTGTTGATCACAGGTGCAAACACGGGAATTGGGAAGGAAACAGCTGTTGATTTGGCTTCCCGTG GTGCACGTGTGATCCTGGCATGCCGTGATGTAGAGAAAGGTGAAGAGGCGGCGATAGAGATCCGTACACGAGTGGGTGGTGCTCAGGTGGAGGTGAGAGAGCTGGACTTGGCCGACACCTGCTCCATCCGAGCCTTTGCTCAGAGATTTCTACGTG atgtTGATCACCTGCATATCCTCATCAATAATGCCGGTGTCATGATGTGTCCTTATATGAAAACTGTTGATGGCTTTGAGATGCAGATTGGGGTTAACCATCTGG GTCACTTCCTGTTAACAAATCTTCTCATTGGTCTAATAAAGCGCAGTGCACCAGCTCGAATTGTGGTCGTTTCCTCACTGGCTCACAATTTTGGCTGGATTCGATTTCATGACCTGCACAGTCAGGGCAGCTACAACAGCGGCCTTGCGTACTGCCAGAGCAAGTTGGCTAATGTGCTTTTCACACGTGAACTTGCACGCAGGCTCC GGTCAAATGTGACTGTGAATTCTGTGCATCCGGGGACAGTGCAGTCAAAACTGGTGCGACATTCTACCTTCATGTCGCTGCTGTTTGCTCTCTTTCCCATGTTCTTGAAGACACCAAAGGAAGGAGCTCAGACGTCCATCTATTGCGCCGCCGTAGAGGAACTCCAGTCTATCTCAGGCCAACATTTCAG TGATTGTGCTCCTGCATTTGTGGCCCCTCAGGGAAGAAGTGAAGAGACGGCACGTAAACTATGGGATGTAAGCTGTGAATTATTAGGCATTGAGTGGGACTGA
- the rdh12 gene encoding retinol dehydrogenase 12 isoform X1 gives MVVVMMLAYIAAGLGLSVLILRLLSARIRKYAAGAVCRSTVRLDGKVVLITGANTGIGKETAVDLASRGARVILACRDVEKGEEAAIEIRTRVGGAQVEVRELDLADTCSIRAFAQRFLRDVDHLHILINNAGVMMCPYMKTVDGFEMQIGVNHLGHFLLTNLLIGLIKRSAPARIVVVSSLAHNFGWIRFHDLHSQGSYNSGLAYCQSKLANVLFTRELARRLRGSNVTVNSVHPGTVQSKLVRHSTFMSLLFALFPMFLKTPKEGAQTSIYCAAVEELQSISGQHFSDCAPAFVAPQGRSEETARKLWDVSCELLGIEWD, from the exons ATGGTGGTGGTTATGATGCTCGCTTATATTGCGGCTGGTTTAGGGCTATCCGTGCTGATCTTAAGGCTGTTGTCTGCTCGTATCAG AAAATATGCAGCAGGAGCAGTTTGTCGATCCACAGTACGGTTAGACGGAAAGGTTGTGTTGATCACAGGTGCAAACACGGGAATTGGGAAGGAAACAGCTGTTGATTTGGCTTCCCGTG GTGCACGTGTGATCCTGGCATGCCGTGATGTAGAGAAAGGTGAAGAGGCGGCGATAGAGATCCGTACACGAGTGGGTGGTGCTCAGGTGGAGGTGAGAGAGCTGGACTTGGCCGACACCTGCTCCATCCGAGCCTTTGCTCAGAGATTTCTACGTG atgtTGATCACCTGCATATCCTCATCAATAATGCCGGTGTCATGATGTGTCCTTATATGAAAACTGTTGATGGCTTTGAGATGCAGATTGGGGTTAACCATCTGG GTCACTTCCTGTTAACAAATCTTCTCATTGGTCTAATAAAGCGCAGTGCACCAGCTCGAATTGTGGTCGTTTCCTCACTGGCTCACAATTTTGGCTGGATTCGATTTCATGACCTGCACAGTCAGGGCAGCTACAACAGCGGCCTTGCGTACTGCCAGAGCAAGTTGGCTAATGTGCTTTTCACACGTGAACTTGCACGCAGGCTCCGTG GGTCAAATGTGACTGTGAATTCTGTGCATCCGGGGACAGTGCAGTCAAAACTGGTGCGACATTCTACCTTCATGTCGCTGCTGTTTGCTCTCTTTCCCATGTTCTTGAAGACACCAAAGGAAGGAGCTCAGACGTCCATCTATTGCGCCGCCGTAGAGGAACTCCAGTCTATCTCAGGCCAACATTTCAG TGATTGTGCTCCTGCATTTGTGGCCCCTCAGGGAAGAAGTGAAGAGACGGCACGTAAACTATGGGATGTAAGCTGTGAATTATTAGGCATTGAGTGGGACTGA